The DNA region AATCATTTGTTTTTTGAAAAGTGCTTTGGATTGTACTCATGTAATGGTTCTCTCCTTTATATTTGGGTTTAGAAATTGTTTTGCATACGTTCCAGGAAATCAGCAAGCCGATGAATCTCTTCTTCGCTAAAATCCTGTAGAATCTGATGGATAAAGTTGGTTTTCTCTACCTTATAACCTTCGATTTGCTTCCGTCCTTCGTCCGTAAGGCGGACAAAGGTGACTCGGTTGTCTTCCGGATTTTTACGTCTGGTGACCATCGAATCGGCTTCAAGCTGCTTCAGATGGCGAGTGATCGCCGCACTGTCGATATTAATGATCTTTTGCAACATGGACTGATTAATCTCGTCAAC from Paenibacillus sp. JNUCC-31 includes:
- a CDS encoding MarR family winged helix-turn-helix transcriptional regulator yields the protein MTRVFSKEEQIINLLNGLGNKISPKFERCTGISSSRFEILHELDQVDEINQSMLQKIINIDSAAITRHLKQLEADSMVTRRKNPEDNRVTFVRLTDEGRKQIEGYKVEKTNFIHQILQDFSEEEIHRLADFLERMQNNF